In the genome of cyanobacterium endosymbiont of Braarudosphaera bigelowii, one region contains:
- a CDS encoding M15 family metallopeptidase, which produces MKGKQKQGMPLDIPEASRDAPNHKLTISQRTNFTVIGLVSFGVFGFSIFLIIRIFFSASQKPSFSSNSITKTTPSPNLITSKIENVLGHLSYTEASLSELNSVTNDGRIKLRKKAAKSFLRMQQDAKRNGFTLIPISGFRTFSQQEYLFFEVKRQQNEETRKRAEVSAPPQYSEHHTGYAIDIGDSDFPSTHLNVEFEDTPLFQWLRKNAAKYNFELSFPPNNIQNISYEPWHWRYIGDAHSLETFFKARNLQKESLQ; this is translated from the coding sequence ATGAAGGGAAAACAAAAACAAGGAATGCCCTTAGATATACCTGAAGCATCGAGGGATGCTCCTAACCATAAACTTACTATATCACAAAGAACTAATTTCACTGTAATAGGGCTAGTTAGTTTTGGAGTTTTTGGCTTTAGTATTTTTTTGATAATACGAATCTTTTTCTCAGCATCGCAGAAACCGTCTTTTTCTTCTAATTCAATAACTAAAACTACTCCTTCGCCAAATTTAATTACTAGTAAGATTGAAAATGTTCTCGGTCATTTATCTTATACTGAAGCCTCTTTAAGTGAGTTAAATTCAGTCACTAACGATGGGCGTATTAAATTAAGAAAAAAAGCAGCTAAAAGTTTCTTGCGAATGCAACAAGATGCGAAAAGGAACGGTTTTACTTTAATTCCAATATCTGGATTTAGAACTTTTAGTCAGCAAGAATATTTATTTTTTGAAGTAAAGCGTCAGCAAAATGAGGAGACAAGAAAAAGAGCTGAAGTTAGCGCTCCTCCTCAATATAGCGAACACCATACAGGATATGCAATTGATATTGGAGACAGTGACTTTCCTTCAACACATTTAAATGTGGAATTTGAAGATACTCCTCTTTTTCAGTGGCTAAGAAAAAATGCAGCTAAATATAATTTTGAGCTATCTTTTCCACCGAATAATATTCAAAATATTAGTTATGAGCCTTGGCATTGGCGTTATATTGGTGATGCTCATAGTTTGGAAACTTTCTTTAAAGCTCGAAATTTACAAAAAGAATCTCTACAGTAA